In Solidesulfovibrio fructosivorans JJ], the sequence GCATGCGGTCGGCGGCGCCGATGAGCGTTTCGGGCGTCATGCCGGCCTTGGGCGTGAGCGTCGCCGCGCCGAGGCTTACGGTGACCACCTGGGCGGCGCGCGAATCCTCGTGGCCGAGGTCGAGGTCGATGACGGCGGCGCGCATGGCCTCGGCCAGATGCAGCGCCCCGGGAAGTTCGGTGTGCTCGAGCACCACGGCGAATTCCTCGCCGCCGAACCGCGCCACCAGATCGCCGGGGCGGCGCAGGGCGCCGGAAAGCGCTCCCGCCACGGCCCGCAGGCATTCGTCGCCGGCCATGTGGCCATAGGCGTCGTTGTAGGCCTTGAAGTCGTCGATGTCGGCCATGATCATCGAAAGCGGCGTGTTGCAGCGCAGGGCGTGACGCCAGGCCCGGTTCAGATATTCGTCGAAGCGCCGCCGGTTGGGAATGCCGGTCAGCCCGTCGCGCATGGACAGCGTTTCGAGCAGGTCGCCCCGGCGCTTGAGCTCCACGTGGGCGCGCACCCGGGCCTGCACGATGGGCACGGTGATGGGCTTGGTGATGTAGTCCACCGCCCCGAGGGCCAGCCCCGTCGTCTCGTCGGAAACCTCGTTTTTGGCGGTGAGGAAGATGACCGGGATATTGCGGGTGGAAAAATCGGCCTTGAGGCGGCGGCAGACCTCATAGCCGTCCATCTCCGGCATGAGGATGTCGAGCAGGATGAGGTCCGGGGGGGCGTCGCAGACAAGGTGCAACGCTTCGAATCCGCTTGTGGCGATGCGGACGTCGAATTCGCTGCGCAGCGTTTCGGTCAAAATGGCCAAGTTCGACGGCGCGTCGTCGACGACCAGAACCGTGGCCGGGGGGACGGGCGTATCCATAGGAAAGGTCTCCGGGAGGGGAAAAGTGGCTATGCTGTATCCGTAAGTCGGCCTGAGCGCAAGACCGTTATCGGTTTTTCGTTTGAAGCGGCCGCCTGTTGGTCAGCCAAACCCCGGCCAGCACCAGCGTGCCGCCAAGGGCCAGGGAAGAGGAGAGCGGTTCCCCGAGCAGCAACCAGCCGAGAAAAACCGCCGTCACCGGCACCAGGTTGATGAACACTCCGGCCTTGGTCGGGCCGATGGCGCGCACCCCCTCGTAGTACCAGGAAAAACCGAAGCCGGTGGCCAGGACGCCGAAAAAGAGCAGGCAGCCCCAGGCGACCGGGCCGGCCGCGGCCACATCCCGAACAAGCCCCGTGGCCAGAGCCGGGGGCAGGAGCATGGCCGCGCCGAGGATGCACGACCAAGTGACCGCGCCGTACGGGGCCACACGCTCCATGGCCTTTTTCCCGGCCAGCGTATACGCGGCCCAGGTCAGCACGCAGCCGAAAATGCACACGTCGCCGAAGGAAAGCCCCTGGCGCAAAAGCGCTCCCGGATCGCCGCCGGAGACGATGAGCCCCACCCCGGCAAAGGAGACGGCGATGCCGCAGGCCTTGAGCACGGTGAAGCGTTCCTTGAAGAGCAGGGCGGAAAAAAGCGCCACCACGGCCGGAATCGAGGCCACGATCATGGCCGCCCGCCCGGCCGGCACCGTGCGCAGCCCGGCGAAAAAAAGCGCGTTGTAGGCGAAGATGCCGGTCGCGGCCAGGAGCAGCAGCCAGGGCAGGGTCTGCCGGGTGAGCTTCGGCACCCGGCCCTCCAGGCGCGCCGTGAGAAAAAAAAGAAAGATGGAGGCGATCAGAAACCGCATGAACGCGGCGGAAAAAGGCTCCAGGTATCGCCCGAGGACCCGTCCGGCCACCCACGTGCCGCCCCACAGCACGGCCGAGCCGATCAGCTTGCAGTAGATGGCGGTCATTTTTTCTCTCCTCCGGTGGCTTCGGGGCTTTGGCGCGGGGCAGGTCGTGGCACAAAGTCGGGGGAAAGTCATCCGGGCGTTGTGATGCCCCGGCCTTTCGCGTATCCTGGGACCGGACTCGGAGGCTTTCATGGACGCCATGAATTTCAATTTTCTGTGCGACGAGCCGCCCCCGCCGAGCGGCGCGTCGGTCGGCATCATCGGAGCAGGCCCGTCGGGGCTGGCGGCGGCCGGCTACCTCTCGTGCCTGGGCCATGCGGTCGAGGTCTACGACAAGATGCCCAAGCCCGGCGGGCTGATGCTCTTCGGTATCCCCGGCTACCGCATTCCGCGCGAACGCATCGAGGCCGGCACCCTGCGCATGGCCCGGCGCTACGGCGTGGTCTTTCACACCCACACGAAAATCTGTTGCAGCGCGCCGCTTTTTGAGGAAGAAGGCGACCATTTCGCCACCGAGGTCAAGGGCCTTGGCGACATGGTCAAAAAGCACGACGCCATCATGATCGCCACCGGCTCGTGGAAATCGCGCCGGCTGGAGATTCCGGGCGAGGAATTGCCCGGCGTGCTGTCCGGGCTGGAATTTCTCTTCCCCATCCGGGCCGCCCACTACTGCGCCCCGAACGTCAAGGCCCCGGACGTGGCCGGACGGCGGGTGGTGGTCATCGGGGCCGGGCATTCGGCCGTGGACGTGGCCCATGGGGCCGCGGCCCTGGGCGCGGCGTCCGTCGACGTGCTCTACCGGCGCGGCCGCGCCGACGCCCCCTGCGGCAGCCTCGAAATCGAACGCCTGGAGCGCGCGGGCGTCACCTGGAACGAACGTTGCGTGCCGGTGCGCGTGTCGGGCGAGGAGGCGGTCGCCGGCATCGAATTCACGCGTGGCGGGGTGGTCGAAAGCCTGCCTGCCGACCTGGTGGTCGCGGCCATCGGCGAGGTGGCGACGCCGCCGTTCGCCAAGGAGCTCGGCCTCGAGTCCGTGCGTAAGGGCGAGGTGCGCTGGCTCAACATGACGGCCATCGAAAACGTATTCGTGGCCGGCGACGCCTTAACCGGCCCGAGCAAGATCGGCAAAGCCGTCTATTCCGGGCTGCGGGCGGCCCGGTCGCTCGGCAACTGGCTGGAACTCAAGGCCCAGAACCGGCAGACGGAATTCGCCGCCGACGAACTTATCAGCCGCGAGGCCGACCGCTTCCCGGGCGGCGGCTTTCGGGACGCGCCCCGGGTGCGCGGGTTGTAACGGACGGACGTGACCATGACCGCGCGCAAAACGCTTTACATCGACTATTCCAAATGCATCGGCTGCGAGACCTGCGAATACGTCTGCCGGTTCGTCCACGACGTGCCGCGCATCCACATGATCCGGGCCGTTTCGGGCCTTATGGCCCCCCTGTACTGCCGCCACTGCGCCGAGCCCAATTGCGCCAAGGTTTGCAAGCGCGGGGCCATCCGCCGCGACATGGACGGGGCCATGGTGCTTCAGCCCATGCTCTGCCGGGGCTGTGAGTCGCGCCAGTGCATGCTGGCCTGCCCCTACATGGCCGTTTTCGAAACGGACAAGGGCGTCATGGTGGTCAAATGCGACCTGTGCGCCGCCCGCCGGCAGATCGGCCAGGAGCCGGCCTGCGTCCAGATGTGCCCCTGCGGGGCCATCCATTACGTCGCGCCGGAAGATATTTCCCCCCTGGCATCAGAAGAAGCCCAGGACGCCGAGCAGCGGGTGCTGGCCTGCCTGCGGCCTCCGAAAAAGGCCGAAAATGCCGGCGGAACCGGCCAAACGCCTTGACCTCGCCGGAAAAGACCGTCACCCCAGCCGTGCGGCGCAAGCATCAATCGTAACCGGCCGGCAGCGGCCGGCGCGCGGGAGGACAGACGTGCACACATCCGAACAAGACGAAACGGCCATCGCCAAGGCCGAAGCCATCCACCAGGCCGCCCTGGAAGCCCTGGAGCGCAAGGAGTTCGATGCCGCTCGGGAAGGTTTTCTCGCGGCCCTTGAAGCCTTTGTCGCTCTCGAGGATGCCATTGGGCAGGCCATGAGTCAGCATAATCTGGGGCTGACCAGCCAGGAAACAGGGGATCTGGCCAAGGCACGGGAATGGCTGGAGAAATCCCTGGCCATCAGCGAGAAGGAAGAACTCGAGGGCGGCATCGCCGTCACCAGCCACCAGCTCGGCGTCGTGGCCCAGATGGCCGAGGATTATCCCAAGGCCGTCGCATGCTACGAACGCGCCCTGGAGCTCGAGGAAAAAACCGGCAACATCGCCGGCGAAGCCAAGACCTGCCACCAGCTCGGACTCGTCGCCAACTACCAGGGCGACCTGGAAGCCGCCAAGGTCTGGTACTCCCGGGCCGTCGCCATCTTCGAGGACCTCGGCGACAAGGAAAACGTCGGCAAGACCAACAAACTGCTCGATTTTCTCACCGACTTCGAACGCAAGGGCAGCCACGAAGGCCACTCCGGCCCCTGCGGCCACGCGTAAGCGGTAGGCCGGCTGGCGGCTGGGGCTCCGCCCCAGGCCCCGGCAGGGGAGGCGCTGCCTCCCCTGCACCCCACCGCCGGGAGGCCGAAGGCCCCCCGGACCCCCCATCCGGTGTGCTTTGGCTGGGCCTAAGGCTTGGCTGGCGGGCCGGAAGGCGAAGTGTCGAGAAGATGGCGGCGGAATTTGTCGGGACGGTGCATGTCGCTTCGCGACAAGCTCGTCCCGACAAATTCCGCCGCCACCACGCCGGTCGCCCCAGAGGGGCGACATTCAGAGAAAAAATCCTCTTTTCAAATGCGGCGCTTCGCCGCCGGGCCGATTGCGGCAACAAACATTCGGCTTCCCGCCGCCCGACCACTCCCCCACCCCATCAACCCAACCCGGAAAAGGGGGGACCGGGGGGCATCAAGCCCCCCGGCGGAGAGGTGCAGGAGAGGCGGAGCCTCTCCTGCCAGGGTCTGGGGCGGAGCCCCAGCCAGTAGTGAGCGCCTTATTTCGGCGTGATGGCCCAGGCGGGCAGGTGGGACAGGTCGATGCCCCACAGCATCGGCATGAGGTAGAAGGTCATGCAGGTGATGATGAAGATGCCGAACAGGTTGAGCCAGAATCCGGCTTTGCACATCTGTCCTATACTGACGCAGCCGCTGCCGAAGACGACGGCGTTCGGCGGCGTGGCCACGGGCAGCATGAAGGCGAAGGAGGCGGCCACGCAGGCGCCGATGATGGTGGCGTAGGGGTTGATCCCAAGCGCCACGGCGGCGCTGCCCATGATGGGGATGAGCAGGGTGGCGGTGGCGGTGTTGGAGGTCAGTTCGGTCATGAAGATGGTGATGGCCACCACGAGCATGACGAACAGCACCGGGGCCATGCCCTGCAGGGTGGACAGGTTGCCGGCGATCCAGTCGGCGAGGCCGGTTTTGGTGAAGCCGTTGGCGATGGCCAGGCCGCCGCCGAAGAGCAGGATCACATCCCAGGGGATTTTGACGGCGGTCTTCCAGTCGAGCAGGAACTTGCCGTTTTTGAAATCCGTGGGCAGGGCGAACAGGATCAGGGCGCCGAGGATGCCGATGGTGGCGTCATGCACCATGCTGAGGGCGGGGATCTTGACGAAGCCGCGCACGATCCAGCAGAAGCCCACGAAGCAGCCCACGGCCACGATCCACTTTTCTTCCTTTTTCATGGGGCCAAGCAGTTCGATTTCGTGGTCGATGATCTGCTCGCCGCCGGCCAGGGTCAGGCTGCCCATGGGGAAGAGGATGCGCGTGAGCAGGTACCAGCACACGAGCAGGGTGATGAGCGCCAGGGGCACACCGAAGGCCATCCACTGGGCGAAGCCGATGTGCTGGCCGTACATCTTGCCGATCATGGCCACCATGATGACGTTGGGCGGGGTGCCGATGATGGTGGCGACGCCGCCGATGGAGGC encodes:
- a CDS encoding diguanylate cyclase domain-containing protein, producing MDTPVPPATVLVVDDAPSNLAILTETLRSEFDVRIATSGFEALHLVCDAPPDLILLDILMPEMDGYEVCRRLKADFSTRNIPVIFLTAKNEVSDETTGLALGAVDYITKPITVPIVQARVRAHVELKRRGDLLETLSMRDGLTGIPNRRRFDEYLNRAWRHALRCNTPLSMIMADIDDFKAYNDAYGHMAGDECLRAVAGALSGALRRPGDLVARFGGEEFAVVLEHTELPGALHLAEAMRAAVIDLDLGHEDSRAAQVVTVSLGAATLTPKAGMTPETLIGAADRMLYAAKQAGRNRVLGDTTV
- a CDS encoding DMT family transporter — translated: MTAIYCKLIGSAVLWGGTWVAGRVLGRYLEPFSAAFMRFLIASIFLFFLTARLEGRVPKLTRQTLPWLLLLAATGIFAYNALFFAGLRTVPAGRAAMIVASIPAVVALFSALLFKERFTVLKACGIAVSFAGVGLIVSGGDPGALLRQGLSFGDVCIFGCVLTWAAYTLAGKKAMERVAPYGAVTWSCILGAAMLLPPALATGLVRDVAAAGPVAWGCLLFFGVLATGFGFSWYYEGVRAIGPTKAGVFINLVPVTAVFLGWLLLGEPLSSSLALGGTLVLAGVWLTNRRPLQTKNR
- a CDS encoding FAD-dependent oxidoreductase; this translates as MDAMNFNFLCDEPPPPSGASVGIIGAGPSGLAAAGYLSCLGHAVEVYDKMPKPGGLMLFGIPGYRIPRERIEAGTLRMARRYGVVFHTHTKICCSAPLFEEEGDHFATEVKGLGDMVKKHDAIMIATGSWKSRRLEIPGEELPGVLSGLEFLFPIRAAHYCAPNVKAPDVAGRRVVVIGAGHSAVDVAHGAAALGAASVDVLYRRGRADAPCGSLEIERLERAGVTWNERCVPVRVSGEEAVAGIEFTRGGVVESLPADLVVAAIGEVATPPFAKELGLESVRKGEVRWLNMTAIENVFVAGDALTGPSKIGKAVYSGLRAARSLGNWLELKAQNRQTEFAADELISREADRFPGGGFRDAPRVRGL
- a CDS encoding 4Fe-4S dicluster domain-containing protein — translated: MTARKTLYIDYSKCIGCETCEYVCRFVHDVPRIHMIRAVSGLMAPLYCRHCAEPNCAKVCKRGAIRRDMDGAMVLQPMLCRGCESRQCMLACPYMAVFETDKGVMVVKCDLCAARRQIGQEPACVQMCPCGAIHYVAPEDISPLASEEAQDAEQRVLACLRPPKKAENAGGTGQTP
- a CDS encoding tetratricopeptide repeat protein, with translation MHTSEQDETAIAKAEAIHQAALEALERKEFDAAREGFLAALEAFVALEDAIGQAMSQHNLGLTSQETGDLAKAREWLEKSLAISEKEELEGGIAVTSHQLGVVAQMAEDYPKAVACYERALELEEKTGNIAGEAKTCHQLGLVANYQGDLEAAKVWYSRAVAIFEDLGDKENVGKTNKLLDFLTDFERKGSHEGHSGPCGHA
- a CDS encoding SLC13 family permease; the protein is MRQYHTANKVGFFLGPVVFIILLLMPLPPGMKPEAQRVAAVTALMAIWWITEAIPIPATSLLPIAMFPLLKIMPSKAATAPYADHLIYLFMGGFFIAVTMERWNLHRRIALKTIKLVGVSPSRMIFGFMAATAFLSMWVSNTATTMMMVPIGLAVIQQAFGFEGHDLKHGSGSGPEYNFGTALMLGIAYAASIGGVATIIGTPPNVIMVAMIGKMYGQHIGFAQWMAFGVPLALITLLVCWYLLTRILFPMGSLTLAGGEQIIDHEIELLGPMKKEEKWIVAVGCFVGFCWIVRGFVKIPALSMVHDATIGILGALILFALPTDFKNGKFLLDWKTAVKIPWDVILLFGGGLAIANGFTKTGLADWIAGNLSTLQGMAPVLFVMLVVAITIFMTELTSNTATATLLIPIMGSAAVALGINPYATIIGACVAASFAFMLPVATPPNAVVFGSGCVSIGQMCKAGFWLNLFGIFIITCMTFYLMPMLWGIDLSHLPAWAITPK